GCACGTGCTCTCCAGCCGCAATGACCTGGCGGTCCGGCGGGAAATCTGGCTGGGTTTCGCCGCCTGGATCCTGCTCGCCCTGGAGTTCGCCCTGGCCGCAGACATCATCCGGACCGCCGTCGCGCCCACCTGGCAGGACATCGGCATGCTGGGCGCCATCGCGGCGATCCGGACGGTGCTGAACTGGTTCCTGGCCAAGGACATCACCCATTTCGCTGAGCCCAAGGCACACAAGGGCTGACATGGCTGATCCGGACTCCCCTTCGCGAAATCGCCGTCTGGAGACCGTCGCCTCGATCATGCTGGCGGCCGCGGGCGTCGCTTCAGCCTGGGCGACCTACCAGTCCTCGCTGTGGGGCGGCATCCAGGCGAGCAGCTACGCCACCGGGTCCGCCCGGGTGACCGAGGCAGCGCGCCTGGAACTCCAGGCGGGCCAGAAGGCCGGAATGGATACGGCGCTCTACATGGCCTGGCTCTCGGCCGCCGCCGTGGATGACCGCGAGCTCATGACCTTCTACGAGCGAAGGTTCGCCCCCGGATTCAGGAAGGTCTTCGCCGAATGGCGGGCGCAGTACCCGGAAGACCTTCGCGGACAGGTCCGCCAGGGCCCCGCGGTTCCCCTGCCCCGCGCCGAGCACCCGGAGTCCCGCGAGGCGTCAAGGCTGCGCGAGGACGCGTCCAACCTGTTCAGCAAGGCGGACAAGGCGAACGCGACCGGGGACCGCTACGTGGCCTCTACCGTGATCCTGGCCTTGATCCTGTTCCTGCTGGGCATCTCGACGGTGGCGAGGTCCGAACGGCAGCGGCGACTGCTGGTCATCCTGGCGGGAGGCCTGGGAGTGGCGGTCCTGGTCTTCCTCCTCAGACTGCCCGTGGCCAGCCTCTAGATCGAACCGGAAGCCCCGGTCACTCCTCCTGGAAACCCGACCCCACCTGGTAGACCGCCAGAACGAGGGTCCCGACGAGGAGGAAGAGCAGCACCGAGCCCAGCAGGGCGGGCGGGGCGCCGCCCAGCGCGGCGCTGGCGAGGACAATGGCTACGCCCGGATGGCGGGAAACGGCGGCCATCGCCGCCGATGTCTTGTCCGGCGCCGGACCGGGGGTCAGGACATGGCCCAGGAGGACGCCGCCAACTGCCAGGAGGACCGCGGCGGGAAGCGCCGGGGTCGTCGCCGCTGCTGCAAGCGCTGGCCAGACGCCCACCAGGATCAGCAGGACCACCACCGCAAGGACCGCAGTTCCGACGAGGCCGACCGGCCGGACCAGCCGCGAGGCGAGGTCGGGGGCGAGACTGCGGACGAGCAGGCCCAGTCCCAGGGGGGCCAGGACGGTCAGGGTCAGGACTTTCATCATGTCGGCGACGGGCGCCTCGACAGACATGTCGAATGCCCGGGAGAAGATAGCGAGATAGACCGGCGCCAGGGCGACCGACAGGAGGGTCGCGGTGACCTGGAGGGCGGTCACCCACTCGGCGTCGCCGCCGACCTTCCACTGCTTGCGCGGAAGGAAGGGCGACATGGGGGAAATGGCGAGGGCCAGCAGGGCGGCGGCGGCAGGGGCGCCCGGCCCCCCAATCCGCACAAGCAACCAGGCCAGGACAGGCATGGCGATGAACATGGCGCTAAGGGCGCCAACGGCCTTTCGACGGTTGGAAGGATCCGTGAAGACCCGGAGGGTCGAACCGAAACGGGTCTGTAGCCCGATCGACGCCACCAGCAGGAAGATGCTGGAGATCGCCGCCAGCTTGAGGGTCTCTGGCGTCAGCATGGCGGGCTCCAGTCTCAAGTAAGGCCCCCGGATCCGGGACAACCGGATCCGGGGAAGTCAGCCGTCAGGCGCCGCCCGACGCACCCTGATGCATCTTATCCATCACCGCGTCGAGGTTGAAGCTCGCCGCCTTCTGGCGCGGCGGGAACTCCTTGAACGACGACAGGAACTGGGCGACCAGGGACTGCGCCGGCACCAGCAGGTAGACGTGGTCGAACATCCAGTCCCAGTAGCTGTTGCAGGTGA
The sequence above is a segment of the Phenylobacterium parvum genome. Coding sequences within it:
- a CDS encoding DUF1622 domain-containing protein, giving the protein MLEHLLHEAAQTLGLLAEIAVVLVVAWGAAEALFKTLRHVLSSRNDLAVRREIWLGFAAWILLALEFALAADIIRTAVAPTWQDIGMLGAIAAIRTVLNWFLAKDITHFAEPKAHKG